The following coding sequences lie in one Spinacia oleracea cultivar Varoflay chromosome 1, BTI_SOV_V1, whole genome shotgun sequence genomic window:
- the LOC110776052 gene encoding 40S ribosomal protein S12-like, giving the protein MSCDAQRLCILVHNCTVPCNQNYDLNFFITQRTQSTCIPVGDTALNSLLVFKKCLAHCSLFPVLHEGGKVIKKHTAQLVLLAEDFDQPDSVNLLKALCAENNVNLQDVYDLK; this is encoded by the exons ATGAGCTGTGATGCTCAAAGATTGTGTATTTTGGTTCATAATTGTACCGTTCCGTGCAACCAAAACTACGATCTAAATTTT TTCATTACTCAACGTACACAATCAACCTGTATTCCTGTTGGTGATACCGCGTTAAATAGCTTG CTTGTGTTTAAGAAGTGTCTTGCTCACTGTAGCCTTTTTCCTGTTCTTCACGAGGGTGGCAAAGTCATTAAGAAGCATACTGCTCAGCTAGTCTTATTGGCAGAAGACTTTGACCAGCCTGACTCTGTCAACTTACTCAAGGCTCTTTGTGCCGAGAATAATGTCAACTTGCAAGATGTATATGATTTGAAGTAG